A genomic window from Gemmatimonadaceae bacterium includes:
- a CDS encoding DUF58 domain-containing protein yields MSGSDTSQRSGSATILAEDAKVLDATRTLRWPARRIVAAGFPGAHRSRALGSASEVVELRAYRQGDELRRLDWKVLARTDRPFIRLAPEHAVAATSIIVDATGSQAFPAPLLDKWRTTRQLTLALMAAAQRAGDPVGVTIVPGSPERPRLLAPRTRRGLVDDAARLFASVTPTGDAPLAPAMRTASRRTSVGATIITRLVVVSDMLGDLDAMLGVARELASAGCELTAVHVVHPRELDPPSRATLWVDPEGGGDERSMPPVARERYLSVFADWRNRLARSWRRLGAYYVEAVTAVPSAEHVRRVVGGTSASAAPRGTAVTNRSRP; encoded by the coding sequence GTGAGCGGATCCGACACATCCCAACGCAGCGGCAGCGCGACGATCCTTGCGGAAGACGCCAAAGTGCTCGACGCCACGCGAACCCTGCGTTGGCCCGCTCGCCGGATCGTCGCTGCCGGCTTCCCGGGCGCGCATCGCTCGCGGGCGCTCGGGTCGGCGTCCGAAGTCGTCGAGCTGCGTGCGTACCGACAGGGCGACGAACTGCGACGACTCGACTGGAAGGTTCTCGCCCGCACCGATCGACCGTTCATCCGCCTGGCGCCCGAGCACGCCGTGGCGGCCACGAGCATCATCGTGGATGCCACGGGCTCGCAGGCCTTTCCCGCCCCGCTGCTCGACAAGTGGCGCACGACGCGCCAATTGACGCTGGCACTCATGGCCGCCGCCCAGCGGGCCGGCGATCCCGTCGGGGTGACCATCGTTCCCGGGAGTCCGGAACGTCCTCGCCTCCTGGCCCCGCGGACGCGGCGCGGCCTCGTGGATGACGCGGCCCGCTTGTTCGCGAGCGTGACACCGACCGGCGACGCGCCCCTCGCCCCCGCGATGCGAACCGCGAGCCGACGCACTTCCGTGGGCGCAACCATCATCACGCGGTTGGTTGTGGTCAGCGACATGCTGGGCGACCTCGACGCGATGCTTGGCGTCGCGCGTGAACTCGCCTCGGCCGGCTGCGAGCTCACTGCCGTGCACGTCGTGCATCCGCGTGAGTTGGACCCGCCGAGCCGGGCGACGCTGTGGGTCGACCCTGAGGGCGGGGGGGACGAGCGCTCAATGCCCCCGGTGGCCCGCGAGCGGTATCTCTCCGTTTTCGCAGACTGGCGCAACCGACTGGCGCGTTCGTGGCGTCGGCTCGGCGCCTACTATGTAGAGGCGGTGACTGCCGTGCCGAGCGCCGAACATGTCCGGCGGGTGGTCGGGGGGACGTCGGCTTCCGCTGCGCCTCGGGGCACGGCGGTCACCAACCGTAGCCGACCATGA
- a CDS encoding MoxR family ATPase: protein MSTVWLADLLARVAALRREVAKRIVGQEEAVEEVLLAILAGGHALLVGVPGLAKTLMVRSVADGMRLAFRRIQFTPDLVPSDITGTEVMEEDSATRHRAFRFVPGPVFANIVLADEINRAPPRTQAALLEAMQERSVTAAGETRALPAPFFVLATQNPIEQEGTYPLPEAQLDRFLFQVRVHYPGRQDEIGILRATTSAIADAMNPVMDGPTTLALQGFVRDLPAADAILGYAADLVRATRPDGDDAPPIVREFVRWGAGPRAGQALVLGAKAFALLRGGLAVMPSDIRRVVHPVLRHRILTNFAAEAEGVTVDRVIDAVLEAVPPPHSGIGA from the coding sequence ATGAGCACCGTCTGGCTGGCCGACCTGCTCGCGCGCGTGGCCGCCCTTCGCCGCGAGGTCGCCAAGCGGATCGTCGGGCAGGAGGAGGCAGTCGAGGAGGTGTTGCTCGCGATCCTTGCGGGAGGGCACGCTCTGCTCGTCGGCGTGCCCGGCCTCGCCAAGACGTTGATGGTGCGGTCGGTCGCCGACGGTATGCGCCTGGCGTTCCGTCGCATCCAGTTCACGCCCGACCTCGTGCCTAGCGACATCACTGGCACAGAGGTCATGGAGGAAGACAGCGCCACGCGGCATCGGGCGTTCCGGTTCGTCCCGGGGCCCGTGTTCGCCAACATCGTGCTTGCCGACGAGATTAACCGTGCGCCGCCGCGAACCCAGGCGGCACTCCTCGAGGCTATGCAGGAACGCTCCGTCACCGCCGCCGGCGAGACGCGGGCGCTCCCGGCGCCGTTCTTCGTCCTCGCCACCCAGAACCCGATCGAGCAAGAGGGGACGTACCCGCTGCCCGAGGCGCAGCTCGACCGCTTCTTGTTCCAGGTGCGCGTGCATTATCCGGGGCGTCAGGACGAGATCGGCATCCTGCGCGCGACGACCAGCGCGATTGCGGACGCTATGAATCCGGTGATGGACGGTCCGACCACCCTCGCCCTGCAGGGTTTTGTGCGCGACCTGCCCGCCGCGGATGCGATTCTGGGCTATGCGGCGGACCTGGTGCGCGCCACGCGCCCGGACGGAGACGACGCCCCGCCGATCGTGCGCGAGTTCGTGCGCTGGGGCGCCGGCCCTCGCGCTGGCCAAGCGCTCGTCCTCGGCGCCAAGGCCTTCGCCCTGCTACGCGGCGGCCTCGCCGTGATGCCATCGGACATCCGACGCGTCGTGCACCCGGTGCTGCGCCACCGCATCCTCACGAACTTCGCGGCCGAGGCCGAAGGCGTGACGGTGGACCGCGTCATCGATGCTGTGCTGGAGGCCGTGCCGCCGCCGCATAGTGGGATCGGCGCGTGA